The region CGTCAGGTTCTGTGCCACCATCATCAGCGCCATATCGCCCACAACCTTGGACGAGGGCGTGACCTTGACGATATCGCCGAACATCTGGTTCACGTCGGCATAGGTCTGCGCCACCTCGTGCCAGCGATCCTCCAGCCCCATGCTGCGCGCCTGCGCCTTGAGGTTGGTGAACTGGCCGCCCGGCATCTCGTGCAGATAGACCTCGGAGGCCGGGGCCTGCAGGCCGGATTCGAAGGCGGTGTAATTCTCGCGCACGCGCTCCCAGTAATTGCTGATCTCGCGGATGGCGGCGATGTCGAGGCCGGTATCGCGCGGGGTGCGCGCCAGCGCCTCGACCACCGAGCCGAGCGTCGGCTGGCTGGTATTGCCGGACAGCGCATCCATGGCGCAATCGACCGCATCCACCCCGGCCTCGGCGGCGGCAAGGATGGTCGCGCCGCCCATGCCCGATGTGTCATGAGTGTGGAAGTGGATCGGCAGGCCGACCTCTTCCTTCAGCGTCCGCACCAGCTTGGCGGCGGCGGTGGGCTTCAAGAGGCCTGCCATGTCCTTCAGGCCCAGCACATGCGCCCCGGCCTCGCGCAGCGATTTCGCCGTCTCGACGTAGTATTTCAGGTCATACTTGGCCCGGTCGGGATCGTTGATATCGCCGGTATAGCAGACCGTACCCTCGCAGATTTTTCCGCTCTCGACCACGGCATCCATGGCGACGCGCATGTTCTCGACCCAGTTCAGGCTGTCGAAGACGCGGAACACGTCGATCCCGGTGGTCGCCGCCTGCTTCACGAAGGCCTGCACCACGTTGTCGGGATAGTTGGTGTAACCCACGCCATTGCTGGCGCGCAACAGCATCTGGGTCATCAGGTTGGGCATGGCCTTGCGGATGTCGCGCAGCCGCTGCCACGGGCATTCCTGCAGGAAGCGATAGGCCACGTCGAAGGTCGCCCCGCCCCAGCATTCGACGCTGAAAAGCTGAGGCAGGTTCGCCGCATAGCTGGGCGCGACCCGGATCATGTCGATCGAGCGCATCCGCGTCGCCAGAAGCGACTGGTGCCCGTCGCGCATGGCCGTGTCGGTGATCAGCAGGCGCTGCTGCGCGGCCATCCAGTCGGCCACCGCCTGCGCGCCGTTTTCCTCGAGCAATTGCCGCGTGCCGGGGGCCGGATCGGCCTTGGCGGCGGGCGGCACGGGGATGCGCGCCTCGGCCGGGGGCAGCGGGCGGCCGGCGGTCTCGGGATGCCCGTTGACCGAAATGTCGGCGATATAGGTCAGGATCTTGGTCGCCCGGTCACGGCGCTTGCGGAAGGTGAACAGGTCCTGCGTGGTGTCGATGAACTTGGTGGTATAGCTGTCATCAAGGAAGGTCGGATGCTTCAAGAGGTTGATGACGAACTCGATATTCGTCGCCACTCCGCGCACGCGGAACTCGCGCAAGGCCCGGTCCATCCGCGCGATGGCCTTTTCCGGCGTCTGCGCATGGGCGGTGACCTTGACCAAGAGCGAATCGTAGAAACGGGTGATGACGCCGCCCGAATAGGCGGTGCCGCCATCCAGCCGGATGCCGTTGCCGGTTGCGCTGCGATACGCGGTGATCCGGCCGTAATCGGGGATGAAGTTGTTCAGTGGGTCTTCGGTCGTCACCCGGCATTGCAGCGCATGGCCGTTCAGCCGCACCTCGTCCTGGCTCGGCACGCCGGTCGCCTCGGCCAGAGTGGCACCCTCGGCGATCATGATCTGCGATTGCACGATGTCGATGCCGGTGACTTCCTCGGTCACCGTATGCTCGACCTGGACGCGCGGGTTCACCTCGATGAAGTAGAACTGCTGGCTGTCCATATCCATCAGGAACTCGACAGTGCCGGCGTTCTGATAGCCGACGGCGCGACCGATCTTCAGCGCCAGCTCGCAGACCTCGGCCCGCTGTTCGGCGGTCAGATAGGGCGCGGGCGCGCGCTCGACGACCTTCTGGTTGCGGCGCTGCACGGTGCAGTCGCGTTCGTAGAGGTGATAGAGCCCGCCATGGGTATCGCCCAGAAGCTGCACCTCGACATGGCGCGCCCGCAGGATCATCTTTTCCAGATAGCCCTCGCCATTGCCAAAGGCGGCCTCGGCCTCGCGCCGGCCCTCGCGGACCTTTTCCACCAGCTCCTCAGGGCCGTTGATCGGTCGCATCCCGCGACCGCCGCCGCCCCACGACGCTTTCAGCATCAGCGGATAGCCGATCTCGGCGGCTTCAAGCTTGATCGCA is a window of Paracoccus zhejiangensis DNA encoding:
- a CDS encoding pyruvate carboxylase encodes the protein MFNKILVANRGEIAIRVMRAANELGKKTVAVFAEEDKLGLHRFKADEAYRIGEGLGPVAAYLSIPEIIRVARESGADAIHPGYGLLSENPDFVDACAKAGITFIGPKSETMRALGDKASARRVAIAAGVPVIPATEVLGDDFDAIKLEAAEIGYPLMLKASWGGGGRGMRPINGPEELVEKVREGRREAEAAFGNGEGYLEKMILRARHVEVQLLGDTHGGLYHLYERDCTVQRRNQKVVERAPAPYLTAEQRAEVCELALKIGRAVGYQNAGTVEFLMDMDSQQFYFIEVNPRVQVEHTVTEEVTGIDIVQSQIMIAEGATLAEATGVPSQDEVRLNGHALQCRVTTEDPLNNFIPDYGRITAYRSATGNGIRLDGGTAYSGGVITRFYDSLLVKVTAHAQTPEKAIARMDRALREFRVRGVATNIEFVINLLKHPTFLDDSYTTKFIDTTQDLFTFRKRRDRATKILTYIADISVNGHPETAGRPLPPAEARIPVPPAAKADPAPGTRQLLEENGAQAVADWMAAQQRLLITDTAMRDGHQSLLATRMRSIDMIRVAPSYAANLPQLFSVECWGGATFDVAYRFLQECPWQRLRDIRKAMPNLMTQMLLRASNGVGYTNYPDNVVQAFVKQAATTGIDVFRVFDSLNWVENMRVAMDAVVESGKICEGTVCYTGDINDPDRAKYDLKYYVETAKSLREAGAHVLGLKDMAGLLKPTAAAKLVRTLKEEVGLPIHFHTHDTSGMGGATILAAAEAGVDAVDCAMDALSGNTSQPTLGSVVEALARTPRDTGLDIAAIREISNYWERVRENYTAFESGLQAPASEVYLHEMPGGQFTNLKAQARSMGLEDRWHEVAQTYADVNQMFGDIVKVTPSSKVVGDMALMMVAQNLTPADVMDPAKDVAFPDSVVDMLRGNLGQPPGGWPEALQKKVLKGEAPITDRPGAHLPPVDLEQTRARVRDELEGKEVDDEDLNGYLMYPKVFMDYMGRHRVYGPVRTLPTRTFFYGMEPGEEITAEIDPGKILEIRLQALSETDEKGEVKVFFELNGQPRNIRVPNRLVKAETVARPKADPANPSHIGAPMPGVVASVAIAAGQAVKQGDLLLTIEAMKMETGLSAERDGVVKAVHVSAGQGIDAKDLLIELE